A part of Phoenix dactylifera cultivar Barhee BC4 chromosome 2, palm_55x_up_171113_PBpolish2nd_filt_p, whole genome shotgun sequence genomic DNA contains:
- the LOC103708488 gene encoding protein FMP32, mitochondrial, whose translation MSAAAAIAFKRGGSLLHLNRSPRWAPFAARNGNTLSRPMSELAKSNGKRAFLVDTLALVRRLEAEGVPSKHAEAITSAITEVLNDSLENVAQSFVSKGEMQKSGMIQDANLSKFKSEVKSSQEHHFSLLQRETEKLRGDIEKMRSELRYEIDKVTAGQRLDLNLERGRIRDELAKQSAETTDLTTKLDREIHALRAQLEAAKYDVIKYCIGTLVSISAVGLAVVRILM comes from the exons atgtctgctgctgctgctattGCTTTCAAGAGAGGAGGATCGCTTCTCCATCTCAACCGAAGCCCTCGATGGGCTCCATTCGCTGCGAGGAACGGTAACACCCTTTCTCGCCCTATGTCCGAGCTAGCCAAGTCCAACGGAAAGCGAGCGTTTCTCGTCGACACGTTAGCGCTG GTGAGGCGGCTGGAAGCGGAGGGCGTGCCCTCGAAGCATGCGGAGGCCATCACCTCGGCGATCACTGAAGTGTTGAATGATAGCTTGGAGAATGTGGCACAATCCTTCGTCTCCAAGGGAGAGATGCAGAAG AGTGGGATGATCCAGGATGCCAATCTTTCCAAATTCAAATCTGAAGTGAAAAGCTCCCAG GAGCACCATTTTTCTTTGTTGCAACGTGAGACGGAAAAACTTCGAGGTGATATTGAGAAAATGCGCAGCGAACTTAG GTATGAGATTGACAAAGTTACTGCTGGACAACGTTTGGATCTAAACCTTGAACGAGG GCGTATTCGTGATGAGCTAGCCAAGCAGAGTGCAGAAACTACGGATCTCACTACGAAGCTTGACCGG GAAATTCATGCATTACGGGCTCAGTTAGAGGCAGCAAAATATGATGTTATAAAGTACTGCATCGGTACTCTTGTTTCAATATCTGCGGTTGGCCTTGCTGTTGTCCGCATCCTGATGTAA
- the LOC103708487 gene encoding cytochrome P450 84A1-like, whose translation MEWLQESTTMSFISFFLIPLALLFVISMRRRRKFPFPAGPRQLPIIGNMLMMDQLTHRGLAKLADKYGGLCYLRLGYLHAFAVSTPEMAREVLQVQDNVFSNRPATMTITYLTYDRADMAFAHYGPFWRQMRKLCVMKLFSRKRAESWAAVREEIEAMIHAVADRKGTTVNLGELIFNLTKNITFRAAFGTQSQENQDEFISIIQEFSKLFGAFNIGDFIPWLSWIDPHGINQRLKVARAALDCFIDNIIDMHMANPKATDAEDADMVDDMLAFLEDSRVSKEGGDQKDELHGNLKLSRDNIKAIIMDVMFGGTETVASAIEWAMAELMRCPDELKRVQQELADLVGLDRKVHESDLDRLPFLKCVIKETLRLHPPIPLLLHETAEDCKVAGYLIPKKSRVMINAWAIGRDKLAWRDADKFRPSRFAPGGDSTGIDFKGSFFELIPFGSGRRSCPGMQLGLHALELAVAQLLHCFNWALPDGMKPSELDMGDVFGLTAPRAVRLTAVPTPRLTCALY comes from the exons ATGGAATGGCTGCAAGAGTCTACAACCATGAGCTTCATATCATTCTTCTTGATACCTCTAGCTCTCTTGTTTGTTATCTCCATGAGGCGCCGGCGGAAGTTCCCGTTTCCGGCGGGGCCTCGTCAACTGCCGATCATCGGCAACATGCTGATGATGGACCAGCTGACCCACCGCGGCCTCGCCAAGCTCGCAGACAAGTACGGCGGCCTCTGCTACCTCCGCCTCGGCTACCTCCACGCCTTCGCGGTGTCGACGCCGGAGATGGCCCGAGAAGTCCTCCAGGTGCAGGACAACGTCTTCTCCAACCGGCCGGCCACCATGACCATCACCTATCTCACCTACGACCGCGCCGACATGGCCTTCGCCCACTACGGTCCCTTCTGGCGCCAGATGCGCAAGCTGTGTGTCATGAAGCTCTTCAGCCGCAAGCGCGCCGAGTCGTGGGCCGCCGTCCGCGAAGAGATCGAAGCCATGATCCATGCCGTCGCTGACCGGAAAGGCACCACCGTCAACCTCGGCGAGCTCATCTTCAACCTCACCAAGAACATCACCTTCCGGGCTGCTTTCGGAACCCAGAGCCAAGAGAACCAGGACGAGTTCATCTCAATAATTCAAGAGTTTTCGAAGCTCTTCGGGGCGTTCAACATCGGGGACTTCATCCCCTGGCTCAGCTGGATTGATCCGCACGGCATCAACCAGAGGCTCAAGGTTGCGCGGGCCGCCCTCGACTGCTTCATCGACAACATCATCGACATGCACATGGCAAACCCGAAGGCGACAGACGCGGAGGACGCCGACATGGTCGACGACATGCTTGCGTTCCTCGAAGATTCTCGTGTTAGCAAGGAAGGTGGTGATCAGAAGGATGAGCTCCACGGAAACCTCAAGCTCAGCAGGGATAACATCAAGGCAATAATCATG GATGTGATGTTCGGTGGCACGGAGACCGTGGCCTCGGCAATAGAGTGGGCCATGGCAGAGCTAATGAGGTGCCCCGACGAGCTCAAGCGGGTGCAGCAAGAGCTGGCTGACCTGGTTGGGCTGGACCGCAAAGTCCACGAGAGCGACCTCGACAGGCTCCCCTTCCTCAAGTGTGTCATCAAAGAGACCCTCCGCCTCCACCCCCCTATCCCACTCCTCCTCCATGAGACCGCCGAGGACTGCAAGGTCGCCGGCTACTTGATCCCCAAGAAATCAAGAGTCATGATTAACGCCTGGGCCATCGGCCGCGACAAACTGGCATGGAGGGACGCTGACAAGTTCCGGCCATCGAGGTTCGCCCCAGGCGGCGACAGCACGGGCATCGACTTCAAGGGGAGCTTCTTTGAGCTCATACCGTTCGGCTCGGGGCGGCGGTCATGCCCGGGGATGCAGCTGGGGCTGCACGCACTGGAGCTGGCGGTGGCGCAGCTCCTGCACTGCTTCAATTGGGCCCTGCCGGATGGGATGAAGCCGAGCGAGCTCGACATGGGGGATGTCTTTGGGCTCACCGCGCCTAGGGCGGTCCGGCTCACCGCAGTGCCCACTCCACGACTCACTTGTGCACTATATTGA